A single genomic interval of Deltaproteobacteria bacterium harbors:
- the lysA gene encoding diaminopimelate decarboxylase gives MPDSFVESVDLQAIARRVGTPFFICSAEVLRRRISDILQLTNHPHLQARYAMKAYSTRRVLEAMRRHGLWIDAVSGNEVLRARAAGFAIGVNPPAVLFSADVFRDNALAAITECDILPNIGSPGMIADLQSAGWRGPIGMRLNPGFGHGHVSECDTGGPSSKHGIWHDDAGEVRRAAERAGYDIVLLHAHVGSGPAIDEFTANTQKLAHFFAERVRDYPALAAVSFGGGLPHPYRPDGEAMDLGPLGRGLREAQALLSARAGRALRVEIEPGRYFVAPSTALITRVSDVKATRSNDKGPGHTFVMVDAGFVDLVRPAMYGSYHHITVHGADARAPQVPVIVAGPLCESGDVFTRGADELLAPRPLPLPRPGDLLVLHDAGAYGVAMSSNYTSVSRAPQVWLEDGDAYLMARRETLADIVRVECFERL, from the coding sequence ATGCCCGATTCGTTTGTTGAAAGCGTGGACTTGCAAGCAATTGCCCGGCGGGTAGGCACGCCCTTCTTCATTTGTAGCGCCGAGGTACTACGGCGGCGGATCAGCGACATCTTGCAGCTGACCAATCACCCGCACCTGCAAGCGCGCTACGCGATGAAGGCCTACTCCACTCGCCGGGTGCTCGAAGCCATGCGCCGGCACGGCCTGTGGATCGACGCGGTCTCGGGCAATGAAGTGTTGCGTGCGCGAGCCGCGGGATTTGCCATCGGGGTCAACCCGCCGGCGGTGCTGTTCAGCGCCGACGTCTTCCGCGACAACGCTCTGGCGGCGATTACCGAGTGCGACATTCTGCCCAACATCGGCTCACCGGGCATGATCGCCGATCTTCAGTCGGCCGGCTGGCGCGGGCCGATCGGGATGCGGCTCAATCCGGGATTCGGGCACGGGCACGTGAGCGAATGTGACACCGGCGGGCCGAGCTCCAAGCACGGGATTTGGCACGATGACGCCGGCGAGGTGCGGCGGGCGGCGGAGCGCGCCGGCTACGACATCGTGTTGTTGCACGCCCATGTCGGTAGCGGTCCGGCGATCGACGAGTTCACCGCCAACACCCAGAAGCTGGCGCACTTCTTTGCCGAGCGTGTACGCGACTACCCGGCGCTGGCAGCGGTCAGCTTTGGCGGCGGCCTGCCGCACCCGTATCGCCCCGATGGCGAAGCGATGGATCTCGGCCCGCTGGGACGCGGGTTGCGGGAAGCGCAGGCGCTGCTGAGCGCACGCGCGGGGCGCGCGTTGCGGGTGGAGATCGAGCCTGGCCGTTACTTCGTCGCGCCTAGCACCGCCTTGATCACGCGGGTAAGCGATGTCAAAGCGACGCGCAGCAACGACAAGGGCCCCGGGCACACCTTTGTGATGGTCGATGCCGGTTTTGTCGATCTGGTGCGGCCGGCGATGTACGGCTCTTATCATCACATCACCGTTCACGGCGCCGATGCCCGTGCGCCACAGGTGCCGGTGATCGTGGCCGGGCCGCTGTGCGAATCGGGTGACGTGTTCACGCGCGGCGCCGATGAGCTGCTGGCCCCGCGCCCGCTGCCGCTGCCGCGGCCCGGGGATTTGCTCGTCCTCCACGACGCCGGGGCCTACGGCGTGGCGATGAGTTCGAACTACACCTCGGTGAGCCGTGCCCCGCAGGTGTGGCTCGAGGACGGCGACGCCTACCTGATGGCCCGCCGGGAAACCCTGGCGGACATCGTTCGGGTGGAGTGCTTCGAGCGGCTGTAA
- a CDS encoding histidinol phosphate phosphatase → MDKRLETAIAAARAAGEVALRYFRTALAVESKADQSPVTIADRECERRIIEVLSAEFPDYGVVGEEFGVRPGAGARWIVDPIDGTKSFIRGIPYFASLIGLEEEGEITLGVIYAPAIDELLYAQKGQGAYDRNGRLRVSERAPLQQSMVVFGGLNALRRTGYWPALERIVDASARQRGYGDYFGHTFVARGQAEAMIEVDLKPWDIAALKIIVEEAGGRFTDFAGVPTIYSGTALATNARVHDEILAILRRQAGPQP, encoded by the coding sequence ATGGACAAGAGACTCGAAACTGCAATTGCCGCCGCACGGGCCGCGGGCGAGGTGGCGCTGAGGTATTTCCGCACGGCGCTGGCGGTCGAAAGTAAGGCCGACCAATCGCCCGTCACCATCGCCGATCGCGAATGCGAGCGGCGCATCATCGAAGTGCTCAGCGCCGAATTTCCGGACTACGGCGTGGTCGGCGAGGAGTTTGGCGTGCGACCGGGAGCCGGCGCGCGCTGGATCGTCGATCCCATTGACGGCACCAAGAGCTTCATTCGCGGCATCCCCTACTTCGCTTCACTGATCGGCTTGGAAGAGGAGGGCGAGATCACACTCGGTGTGATCTATGCGCCGGCGATCGACGAATTGTTGTACGCGCAAAAGGGACAAGGGGCGTACGATCGCAACGGGCGCTTGCGCGTATCCGAGCGCGCCCCGCTGCAGCAGTCGATGGTGGTGTTCGGCGGCCTCAACGCGTTGCGCCGCACCGGCTACTGGCCGGCCCTCGAACGGATCGTCGATGCCAGCGCGCGGCAGCGGGGCTACGGCGACTATTTCGGCCACACCTTCGTGGCGCGGGGTCAGGCCGAAGCGATGATCGAAGTCGACCTCAAGCCCTGGGATATCGCGGCGCTGAAGATCATCGTCGAAGAAGCCGGCGGCCGCTTCACCGATTTCGCCGGTGTGCCGACGATCTACAGCGGTACGGCCCTGGCCACCAACGCGCGAGTCCACGACGAGATTCTGGCAATTCTGAGGCGGCAGGCCGGCCCGCAGCCGTAA
- a CDS encoding acyltransferase — MSILWIVYFHTFRRFAEGRYPWPLNQGYWQQLCEQLGPSVGSPECAARALFIGFSSLGFHAVGVFIVLSGFALSFALARKGAAGAVDWRAWYRNRLVRLFPLYWCAHLIYLASPSQVYLEPIDYRFVLSFFGDRVVPLTEIFYYANAAWWYFGLLLQLYAVFPLLHLLRVRLGAGVFLAGSAVLTLVTRYVFLFPLGSEYSGALVQGALFTCRLFEFTVGMVLGAACARDRARADRRLLSWPVALAGAALYVAGLYASDSRLAYVAADALIGCGLTLLMANLARWLEQVPRLQAPVAVVGAYSYGLYLLHQPYVIWLGDTMRERTTLASFTAVAVAATAVLALVSMAIERGVNRVVARVLG; from the coding sequence ATGTCGATCCTCTGGATCGTGTATTTCCACACCTTCAGGCGCTTCGCCGAAGGCCGCTATCCGTGGCCGCTCAATCAGGGGTACTGGCAGCAGCTGTGCGAGCAACTGGGGCCGAGCGTGGGCAGCCCGGAGTGTGCCGCTCGCGCCCTGTTCATTGGCTTCTCCTCGCTCGGGTTTCACGCGGTCGGGGTCTTCATTGTGCTGAGCGGCTTCGCCCTCAGCTTCGCGCTCGCCCGCAAGGGCGCGGCCGGCGCTGTTGATTGGCGCGCCTGGTACCGTAACCGGCTGGTGCGCTTGTTCCCGCTCTATTGGTGCGCGCATCTGATCTATCTGGCCTCGCCGTCGCAAGTGTATCTGGAGCCGATCGACTATCGCTTCGTGCTCAGCTTCTTCGGAGACCGAGTGGTCCCGCTGACGGAGATCTTCTATTACGCCAATGCCGCCTGGTGGTACTTCGGCTTGTTGCTGCAGCTCTACGCGGTCTTCCCGCTGCTGCACCTGCTGCGGGTACGGCTGGGCGCCGGCGTGTTTCTTGCCGGCAGCGCCGTGCTTACGCTAGTGACCCGCTATGTGTTCTTGTTCCCGTTGGGCTCGGAGTACAGCGGCGCGCTGGTGCAAGGCGCCCTGTTCACCTGCCGGCTGTTCGAGTTCACGGTCGGCATGGTGCTCGGCGCCGCCTGCGCGCGCGACCGCGCGCGGGCTGACCGCCGCTTGCTCTCTTGGCCGGTGGCGCTTGCGGGCGCGGCGCTCTACGTCGCCGGGCTGTACGCCTCCGACTCGCGGCTGGCCTACGTGGCGGCCGATGCGCTGATCGGCTGCGGCCTGACGCTGCTGATGGCTAACTTGGCGCGCTGGCTGGAGCAGGTGCCGCGGCTGCAGGCGCCGGTGGCCGTGGTCGGCGCCTATTCGTACGGCCTTTACCTCCTGCACCAGCCGTACGTCATTTGGCTGGGCGACACCATGCGCGAGCGCACCACGTTGGCCAGCTTTACGGCGGTGGCGGTGGCGGCCACCGCGGTCCTGGCGCTCGTGTCGATGGCGATAGAACGGGGCGTGAACCGCGTAGTCGCTCGCGTGCTCGGGTAG
- a CDS encoding Rieske 2Fe-2S domain-containing protein, whose amino-acid sequence MAEFTRVTALRDIPSGQGRAFEVNGKKIAVFNVKGRYYAIDGTCKHKGGPLGEGDLEGTVVTCPWHGWTYDVTTGVSPDDPACAVACYEVRTDGEWLSVAV is encoded by the coding sequence ATGGCCGAGTTCACGCGTGTAACGGCACTGCGGGATATCCCCAGCGGTCAGGGCCGGGCTTTCGAAGTCAACGGCAAGAAGATCGCGGTCTTCAACGTCAAGGGCCGGTATTATGCCATCGACGGCACCTGCAAACACAAGGGCGGGCCGCTGGGCGAGGGCGACTTGGAGGGCACTGTGGTCACCTGCCCGTGGCACGGTTGGACTTACGACGTGACCACGGGCGTCTCGCCGGACGATCCGGCGTGTGCGGTGGCGTGTTACGAGGTGCGCACCGACGGCGAGTGGTTGTCGGTGGCGGTTTAG
- the infA gene encoding translation initiation factor IF-1: MAKDDLIQFQGTVMESLAGGQFRIQGEKGRQFTARISGRLRRFHIKVIPGDRVTVAVSPYDPTHGFIIHRA, from the coding sequence GTGGCCAAAGACGATCTCATCCAATTCCAAGGTACGGTGATGGAATCCCTGGCGGGCGGGCAGTTCCGTATCCAGGGTGAAAAGGGCCGCCAGTTCACTGCCCGCATCAGCGGCCGCCTGCGCCGATTTCACATCAAAGTGATCCCCGGTGACCGTGTCACAGTGGCCGTGTCACCGTACGATCCCACCCACGGCTTCATCATTCATCGTGCATAG
- the rpsU gene encoding 30S ribosomal protein S21 — translation MIEQSELREEAPVPGYRSGDGASYPARRAQALTVFVDDRGVESALRTFKKLVMREGLLKDLKRHEHYEKPGDRKRRKTREAIRRRRRQAARVMRVRGGA, via the coding sequence ATGATCGAACAGAGTGAGCTGCGCGAGGAAGCGCCGGTTCCGGGTTACCGTAGTGGAGACGGAGCATCATATCCGGCGCGCCGCGCGCAGGCGCTCACGGTGTTTGTGGATGACCGCGGGGTGGAGTCGGCTCTGCGAACGTTCAAGAAGCTGGTGATGCGCGAAGGCCTGCTCAAGGACCTCAAGCGCCACGAGCACTACGAGAAGCCCGGGGACCGCAAGCGGCGCAAGACCCGCGAAGCGATCCGCCGCCGCCGCCGGCAGGCAGCGCGCGTGATGCGCGTGCGCGGTGGCGCGTAA
- a CDS encoding bifunctional YncE family protein/alkaline phosphatase family protein, producing MIRIRLAVIVAIGLLCAGPVQARRGVLPSNQRVSAAGKQVNLGLFPAGMAISRDGAFLLVTNNGFLGQSLMSVNTTTLRTKFQTIETGFNSLFQGIVLAPDGRTGFASAGGWENNTGETVVRIATIADDGKVTAAGCDSGGCISVNGFPAGLAISPDGQKLFVVQNLAHALAVVDVASRTMLTSIVVGKSPWSVAVHPTRHEVYVTNRGDRTVSIVDTDLNRVVATVPTGSNPNALAVTPDGSKVFVANANTDDLTVFDVANPTAARTISLTPFAGARPGASPSALTISPDGAAVYVALSWENAVAVINAATEALQGYIPTGFYPSALAVSPDGQTLYIANMKGARTYPRTPKLQKADYRFNIDLGGTYGVRGTLSVLPVPSVAKLAGYTGRVRFNNGYGAGLRPSNHRPAPTPCFPIPCAAEDITPIRHVFFIVRENKTYDQVLGDLPQGDGDPSLVLYARDRQGREISPNTRALAQEFVLMDRLFANSEKSEPGHNWVMGAIDTDYGERTWVPVSFEVRPDDIGSHLSNEDGDVVRGTVYPIATPEGGFWFDNCHEHNVSFRNYGEFLRTDEAGVPLDYWAQNTNDDFSVFDLRVSDVSRYEVWRADFEQQVAAGTVPQFTYIALPNDHTDGRTSGSPVPEWYVADNDYALGKIVETISNTTEIWEHAVIFVIEDDPQSGGDHVDSHRTVGLVIGPYVRRRAVIHTRYDMASMHRTMELILGLPPMSIFDQMAIVMRDVFTETPDFTPYSALPQQIPLAYNGEGTSGAALSRRYNFSRPDRVPDAVLNQILWDYFHERERRR from the coding sequence ATGATCCGGATTCGACTTGCCGTAATCGTCGCCATCGGGTTGTTGTGCGCCGGGCCGGTGCAGGCTCGGCGGGGCGTGCTGCCGTCGAACCAGCGTGTCAGCGCCGCCGGCAAGCAGGTCAATCTCGGGCTCTTTCCTGCCGGCATGGCGATCAGCCGGGACGGGGCCTTTCTGCTTGTCACCAATAACGGCTTCCTCGGCCAATCCCTGATGAGCGTGAACACGACCACGCTGCGAACCAAGTTCCAAACCATCGAGACAGGTTTCAACTCGCTGTTTCAGGGCATTGTGTTGGCCCCCGATGGGCGCACCGGCTTCGCCTCGGCCGGCGGCTGGGAGAACAACACCGGCGAGACCGTCGTGCGCATCGCCACCATTGCGGACGACGGCAAGGTTACCGCCGCCGGCTGCGACAGCGGCGGTTGCATCTCGGTCAACGGCTTCCCGGCGGGCTTGGCCATCAGCCCAGACGGACAGAAGCTGTTCGTGGTGCAGAACCTGGCGCACGCCTTGGCGGTGGTGGACGTAGCCAGCCGTACGATGCTCACCAGCATCGTGGTGGGCAAATCGCCGTGGAGCGTCGCCGTGCACCCGACGCGCCACGAGGTCTACGTGACTAATCGCGGCGACCGCACGGTGTCGATCGTCGATACGGACCTAAACCGTGTGGTGGCGACCGTACCAACGGGCTCGAACCCCAACGCACTGGCAGTGACGCCTGACGGCAGCAAGGTCTTCGTCGCCAACGCCAACACCGACGATCTCACGGTTTTCGACGTCGCCAACCCCACCGCGGCACGGACCATTTCGCTGACCCCGTTCGCAGGAGCCCGCCCCGGCGCCAGCCCCTCGGCGCTCACCATCAGCCCCGATGGCGCGGCCGTCTACGTCGCCCTGTCGTGGGAGAACGCGGTGGCGGTGATCAACGCGGCGACCGAAGCCCTGCAAGGCTACATCCCCACCGGCTTCTATCCCAGCGCGCTGGCCGTGAGCCCGGATGGCCAGACGCTTTACATCGCCAACATGAAGGGTGCCCGCACTTATCCCCGCACGCCCAAGCTGCAGAAAGCCGACTACCGCTTCAACATCGATCTCGGCGGCACGTACGGTGTGCGCGGCACACTATCGGTGCTGCCGGTGCCCAGCGTGGCCAAGCTCGCCGGCTACACCGGCCGGGTGCGCTTCAACAACGGTTACGGTGCCGGGCTGCGGCCGAGCAACCACCGGCCGGCCCCGACCCCCTGCTTTCCGATTCCCTGCGCGGCTGAAGACATAACCCCGATCCGCCACGTCTTCTTCATCGTGCGGGAGAACAAGACCTATGATCAAGTGTTGGGCGATCTGCCCCAAGGCGACGGCGACCCCAGCCTGGTGCTCTACGCCCGCGATCGTCAGGGACGGGAGATCTCGCCCAACACCCGCGCGCTGGCGCAGGAGTTCGTGCTCATGGACCGGCTGTTCGCCAACAGCGAGAAGAGCGAGCCTGGGCACAACTGGGTCATGGGCGCAATCGACACGGATTACGGCGAGCGCACCTGGGTGCCAGTCAGCTTCGAGGTCCGGCCCGACGACATCGGCAGTCACCTTTCCAATGAGGACGGCGACGTCGTCCGCGGCACCGTCTATCCGATTGCCACGCCCGAGGGCGGCTTCTGGTTCGACAATTGCCATGAACACAACGTCAGTTTTCGTAACTACGGCGAATTCCTGCGCACCGACGAAGCCGGTGTGCCGCTGGACTACTGGGCGCAGAACACTAATGACGACTTCTCAGTGTTCGATCTGCGCGTAAGCGACGTGAGCCGTTATGAAGTCTGGCGTGCCGACTTCGAGCAGCAAGTGGCGGCCGGCACGGTGCCGCAGTTCACCTACATCGCGCTGCCGAACGACCATACCGACGGCCGCACCAGCGGCTCCCCGGTCCCCGAGTGGTACGTGGCCGACAACGACTACGCCCTCGGCAAGATCGTCGAGACCATCTCCAACACGACTGAAATATGGGAACATGCAGTGATCTTCGTGATCGAGGACGATCCCCAGTCGGGCGGCGATCACGTCGATTCGCACCGGACGGTGGGCCTGGTGATCGGCCCCTACGTCCGGCGCCGCGCCGTCATCCACACGCGCTACGACATGGCCAGCATGCATCGCACGATGGAGCTGATCCTCGGCCTGCCGCCGATGAGCATCTTCGACCAGATGGCGATCGTCATGCGCGACGTCTTCACCGAGACGCCGGATTTCACTCCGTACAGCGCGCTGCCGCAGCAAATTCCGCTCGCCTACAACGGGGAAGGCACTTCGGGTGCCGCGTTATCGCGGCGCTACAACTTCAGCCGCCCCGATCGCGTACCCGATGCCGTGCTGAACCAGATCCTGTGGGACTACTTCCACGAGCGGGAGCGCCGCCGCTAG
- a CDS encoding glycosyltransferase family 2 protein, protein MAPPALSIIIPAFNEASALAAVLRAIAAQALPAHEIIVIDDGSTDDTAAVAAAQGARVIRHPYNIGNGAAVKSGLRAARGEVVLLMDGDGQHPPAAIAALLAHLSDYHMVVGARVRRSEAGYHRLLANRLYSGFASYVAQYRIEDLTSGFRALRRRDALRFVDMLPNTFSYPSTLTLAVLRSGLPVKYVAVEFGQRTGQSKIRLWRDGTRFLLIISRVATLFAPFRVFLPVSAAFLATGLGYYAYTFFTQHRFTNMAALLLSTGVIIFMMGLVSEQIAQLRMDRYTAAAAPEEAVEPDSRSGGGAG, encoded by the coding sequence ATGGCGCCGCCGGCACTCTCCATCATCATCCCCGCCTTCAACGAAGCCTCCGCTCTCGCGGCGGTGCTGCGGGCGATCGCGGCGCAAGCGCTGCCGGCGCACGAAATCATCGTGATCGACGACGGCTCAACCGACGACACCGCCGCGGTGGCCGCGGCGCAGGGCGCGCGGGTCATCCGCCATCCGTACAACATCGGCAACGGCGCAGCGGTAAAGAGCGGCCTGCGTGCCGCCCGCGGCGAGGTGGTGCTGCTGATGGACGGCGACGGCCAGCACCCGCCGGCGGCGATTGCGGCACTGCTGGCACACCTGAGCGACTACCACATGGTCGTCGGTGCGCGCGTGCGGCGCTCGGAAGCCGGCTACCACCGCTTGCTTGCCAACCGCCTCTACAGCGGCTTTGCCAGCTACGTGGCCCAGTACCGCATCGAGGACCTGACCTCGGGCTTCCGCGCGCTACGGCGGCGCGATGCGCTGCGTTTCGTCGATATGCTGCCCAACACCTTTTCCTATCCCTCGACCTTGACGCTGGCGGTGCTGCGCTCCGGGCTGCCGGTGAAGTACGTCGCGGTCGAGTTCGGGCAACGCACCGGCCAGAGCAAGATCCGCTTGTGGCGGGACGGCACCCGCTTCTTGCTCATCATCAGCCGGGTGGCGACGCTGTTCGCGCCCTTTCGCGTCTTCTTGCCGGTCAGTGCCGCCTTCCTGGCCACCGGCCTGGGCTACTACGCTTACACCTTCTTCACCCAGCACCGTTTCACCAACATGGCGGCCCTGCTGCTGAGCACCGGGGTGATCATCTTCATGATGGGTCTGGTGTCGGAGCAGATCGCGCAGCTGCGCATGGATCGCTACACCGCTGCGGCGGCGCCGGAGGAGGCCGTGGAGCCCGACTCTCGAAGTGGCGGCGGCGCCGGCTAG
- a CDS encoding glycosyltransferase family 39 protein has translation MSSPRPEATTALWWSLLAAVGTGVLGDVYLLWGRASASAFAAPALLVPALIAAALLAVCLAAAFTLWPSSRPAAAAGTGILLLAAALAVLNLVPPVARDELTHHLALPALYLRVQRIVEIPFAEQSYYPMLLEMAYTPLLLGLPDQLPKFLHLLYGLASAALLALYVRRQEGPGAAALAALLVLSTPVVFVLAASAYVDLGLLFYATGALVALLTWAEQPRPGWLITAGLLAGCAGATKYNGMLVIPLLAAGTVLLPQPAMSNRRQLAAAAIFIAAALVVPSPWLIKNWTETGNPIFPLFNTLLHGRPLPARASLDFLTQRRALYGESWLEIALLPVRIFITGREGDPARFDGVLSPLLLLGFAAVRRGASRREWLLAAYAAGFALSAFLLTALRVRYSIAIVAPLVLLTVQYWLHLHRAGGATAALAGLALGGALLFSAGHCGQLWLRLAPLSYLSGRLDRHAYIAQFIPEYPVLRVANSQLPASARIHLAFLGNRSYYCEREYVYDFGLSGGTLRRHIEAADSAAAIARSLRAEGISHLVTANALLDDYVQHNLAAAPGQRWAEFSRQYLLLLYSENGFGLYEIREP, from the coding sequence GTGAGCAGTCCCCGCCCCGAGGCAACCACGGCCCTGTGGTGGTCGCTGCTGGCCGCCGTGGGGACCGGTGTGCTCGGGGATGTCTACCTGCTGTGGGGACGGGCCAGCGCCAGCGCCTTCGCCGCGCCGGCCTTGCTGGTGCCCGCACTGATTGCCGCGGCCTTGCTCGCCGTCTGCCTTGCGGCGGCGTTCACCCTGTGGCCATCAAGCCGGCCGGCGGCGGCAGCCGGTACCGGGATCCTGTTGCTCGCTGCGGCGCTGGCGGTGCTCAACTTAGTGCCGCCGGTGGCCCGCGACGAGCTGACCCATCACCTTGCGCTGCCGGCGCTGTACCTGCGAGTGCAGCGCATTGTCGAGATTCCGTTTGCCGAGCAGTCGTACTACCCGATGCTGCTGGAGATGGCGTACACGCCGCTGCTGCTCGGGCTGCCGGACCAGCTGCCGAAGTTCCTGCACTTGCTCTACGGCCTCGCCAGCGCGGCCCTGCTCGCGCTCTATGTCCGGCGGCAGGAAGGCCCCGGCGCCGCTGCGCTCGCGGCGCTACTGGTGCTCAGCACTCCGGTGGTGTTCGTGCTGGCGGCCAGCGCCTACGTCGATCTGGGGTTGCTCTTCTACGCCACCGGCGCGCTGGTGGCGCTGTTGACCTGGGCGGAGCAGCCGCGCCCCGGATGGCTGATCACCGCTGGGTTGCTGGCGGGTTGCGCGGGCGCCACCAAGTACAACGGCATGCTCGTCATTCCCTTGCTGGCGGCCGGCACCGTGCTCCTGCCACAACCGGCGATGAGCAACCGCCGGCAGCTGGCAGCCGCCGCGATCTTCATCGCGGCAGCGCTGGTGGTGCCGTCACCATGGTTGATCAAGAACTGGACCGAGACCGGCAACCCCATCTTCCCCTTGTTCAATACCCTGCTCCATGGGCGCCCGTTGCCGGCGCGGGCCAGCCTCGACTTCCTGACGCAGCGCCGGGCGCTTTACGGCGAGAGCTGGCTCGAGATCGCGCTATTGCCGGTGCGCATCTTCATCACCGGTCGTGAGGGCGATCCGGCCCGTTTCGACGGCGTCCTCAGCCCGCTGCTCCTGCTGGGCTTTGCCGCCGTGAGGCGGGGCGCGAGCCGCCGCGAGTGGCTGCTGGCGGCCTACGCCGCCGGTTTTGCGCTGTCGGCGTTCTTGCTCACCGCTTTGCGGGTGCGCTACAGCATCGCGATCGTCGCCCCGCTGGTGTTGCTCACCGTGCAGTACTGGCTGCACCTGCACCGCGCCGGCGGTGCCACCGCCGCCTTGGCGGGGCTGGCTCTCGGCGGTGCGTTGCTCTTCAGCGCGGGCCACTGCGGGCAGCTGTGGCTGCGCCTGGCCCCGCTGTCGTATCTGAGCGGCAGGCTGGATCGCCATGCTTACATCGCCCAGTTCATTCCCGAGTATCCCGTGTTGCGGGTCGCCAACTCGCAGCTGCCCGCCTCCGCCCGAATTCATCTGGCGTTTCTCGGCAACCGCAGTTACTACTGTGAACGGGAATACGTTTACGACTTCGGCCTCTCGGGCGGGACCTTGCGTCGCCACATCGAGGCCGCAGACAGCGCTGCGGCCATCGCCCGCTCGCTGCGGGCTGAAGGTATCTCGCACTTAGTGACAGCCAACGCCCTGCTCGACGATTACGTGCAGCACAACTTGGCGGCGGCGCCGGGCCAGCGCTGGGCCGAATTCAGCCGCCAGTATCTGCTGCTATTGTATAGTGAGAACGGATTTGGTCTGTACGAGATCCGGGAACCATAA
- a CDS encoding ABC transporter permease subunit: protein MKVLSIALNTAREAIRNKVLYSIMLFALLLVGVAAVFGAASIGDQMKFIKDFSLLSISLFGVITTVVLGVNLLNKELGKRTIFNILAKPVARWQFILGKFLGLLATVAVMVALMSAALLIFLRGLEPQVDWRLLLAATSVVLELMVLIALALFFSSIVVTPALAGLFTAAAFVTGRSASYLRAFGSDEYPPIVQQGSRLLYAIVPHLDRFNIADQVIFGERFSPWYFAHIVLYAVCYTALTLLLSVALFQRREFT, encoded by the coding sequence GTGAAAGTGCTCTCCATCGCCCTCAACACCGCCCGCGAAGCCATTCGCAACAAGGTGTTGTACTCCATCATGCTGTTCGCGCTCCTACTCGTGGGGGTGGCGGCGGTCTTCGGCGCCGCCTCCATCGGCGACCAGATGAAGTTCATCAAGGACTTCAGCTTGCTGAGCATCTCGCTCTTCGGCGTGATCACCACCGTCGTACTGGGCGTCAACTTGCTGAACAAGGAGCTGGGCAAGCGCACGATCTTCAACATCCTGGCCAAGCCGGTGGCACGCTGGCAGTTCATTCTCGGCAAGTTCTTGGGTTTGCTGGCGACGGTTGCGGTCATGGTGGCCCTGATGAGCGCGGCACTGCTGATCTTCCTGCGCGGCCTGGAACCGCAGGTGGACTGGCGCTTGCTGCTGGCGGCCACCTCCGTCGTGTTGGAACTGATGGTGTTGATAGCTCTGGCCCTGTTCTTCTCCTCGATTGTGGTGACCCCAGCCCTGGCCGGTCTGTTTACCGCGGCGGCGTTCGTTACCGGGCGCTCGGCGTCGTACTTGCGGGCCTTCGGCAGCGATGAATACCCGCCGATCGTCCAGCAAGGCTCCCGCCTGTTGTACGCCATCGTGCCGCACCTCGATCGCTTCAATATCGCCGACCAAGTGATCTTCGGCGAGCGATTTTCGCCCTGGTATTTTGCCCACATCGTCTTGTACGCGGTCTGTTACACGGCGCTCACGCTCTTGCTCAGCGTCGCGCTGTTTCAGCGCCGGGAATTTACGTGA